A window of the Pseudomonas furukawaii genome harbors these coding sequences:
- a CDS encoding putative bifunctional diguanylate cyclase/phosphodiesterase gives MARPQPKQQSASSILLVVDDRQENLVAMEALLDDGEWQVRTVDSGEAALQCLLEEEVGLVLLDVQMPRMDGFEVARLMRSSPLTRYTPIIFISAIAHTQDAVLRGYSSGAVDFILKPFDPQVLRHKIQSLLAHERNRRDLLQLSQQLDSARAFNASVLENAAEGILVVGEDGLISFANPAMAQMLQGSVADLEGSPLLDLIGHPEVGREWRDSTFFRHWRQGQTYRLHDASLNTFSGERLPVALSSSPLPRLQRSMVVIALDMSVVRQLHAQLESQAITDALTGLLNRRGFHQSLEASLARIERNGRRMAVLYLDLDGFKLINDSLGHEAGDRVLRRVAEQLKHCLRPYDILARMGGDEFTALLDELEHPEDAARVAEKLIELVSVRHRIEGIDVTLGASVGIACFPECGQSVDGLLRAADIAMYEAKRAGRQQYRFYSPEMNGRARSRLMLEESLRNAIENKDFHLVYQPQIHLETGRLRGFEALLRWEHRVAGTVAPNVFIPLLEETRLINRLGDWVLREGASQCSAWRPRFGDDLVISLNVSPVQFGMPQLVDDLRRVLEAFALPPQQLEVEVTESALMQDLELTREQLRQLRELGVRIAIDDFGTGYSSLAYLRHFELDTLKIDRLFVANMLDSPRDAAVVSTIIDLGRHLGLEVIAEGVETLAQRDWLLAHGCTFMQGFLVAPGLPVAKAEAFPGVVDWGALRAPAVLTST, from the coding sequence ATGGCGCGCCCGCAGCCTAAGCAACAATCCGCCTCCAGCATCCTGCTGGTGGTGGACGATCGCCAGGAAAACCTCGTCGCCATGGAGGCGCTGCTGGACGACGGCGAATGGCAGGTGCGTACCGTGGACTCGGGTGAGGCCGCGCTGCAGTGCCTGCTGGAGGAGGAAGTGGGGCTGGTGCTGCTGGACGTGCAGATGCCGCGCATGGACGGCTTCGAAGTGGCCAGGCTGATGCGCTCGAGCCCGCTGACCCGCTACACGCCGATCATCTTCATTTCCGCCATCGCCCACACCCAGGACGCGGTGTTGCGCGGTTATTCCTCCGGCGCGGTGGACTTCATCCTCAAGCCCTTCGACCCCCAGGTGCTGCGGCACAAGATCCAGTCTCTGCTGGCCCACGAGCGCAACCGCCGTGACCTCCTGCAACTGAGCCAGCAACTGGACAGCGCGCGGGCCTTCAATGCCTCGGTGCTGGAGAACGCCGCCGAGGGCATCCTGGTGGTCGGCGAGGACGGCCTCATCAGCTTCGCCAACCCGGCCATGGCGCAGATGCTCCAGGGCTCGGTGGCCGACCTGGAGGGCTCGCCGCTGCTGGACCTGATCGGCCACCCCGAGGTGGGGCGCGAGTGGCGAGATTCGACGTTCTTCCGGCATTGGCGACAGGGACAGACCTACCGCTTGCACGACGCCAGCCTGAACACCTTCAGTGGCGAGCGCCTGCCGGTGGCCCTGTCATCCTCGCCCCTGCCGCGCCTGCAGCGCTCCATGGTGGTCATCGCCCTGGACATGTCGGTGGTTCGCCAGCTCCACGCCCAGCTGGAATCCCAGGCCATCACCGACGCCCTGACCGGCCTGCTCAACCGGCGGGGGTTCCACCAGTCGCTCGAGGCGTCCCTGGCACGCATCGAGCGCAATGGCCGGCGCATGGCGGTGCTCTACCTGGACCTGGACGGGTTCAAGCTGATCAACGATTCCCTGGGGCACGAGGCCGGCGACCGGGTGCTGCGGCGGGTGGCCGAGCAGTTGAAGCACTGCCTGCGCCCCTACGACATCCTGGCCCGCATGGGCGGCGACGAGTTCACCGCGCTGCTGGACGAACTGGAGCACCCGGAGGATGCCGCGCGGGTGGCGGAAAAGCTCATCGAGCTGGTGTCGGTCCGTCATCGCATCGAGGGGATCGACGTCACCCTCGGGGCCAGCGTCGGCATCGCCTGCTTCCCCGAATGCGGCCAGTCGGTGGACGGCCTGCTGCGGGCGGCGGACATCGCCATGTACGAGGCCAAGCGCGCCGGCCGCCAGCAGTACCGCTTCTACTCGCCGGAAATGAATGGCCGCGCCCGCTCGCGCCTGATGCTCGAAGAGAGCCTGCGCAACGCCATCGAGAACAAGGACTTCCACCTGGTCTACCAGCCCCAGATCCACCTGGAAACGGGGCGCCTGCGGGGCTTCGAGGCCTTGCTGCGCTGGGAGCACCGGGTGGCGGGCACCGTCGCCCCCAATGTCTTCATCCCGCTTCTGGAGGAAACCCGCCTGATCAACCGCCTGGGGGACTGGGTCCTGCGCGAGGGCGCCAGCCAGTGCAGCGCCTGGCGGCCACGCTTCGGCGATGACCTGGTGATCAGCCTCAATGTCAGCCCGGTGCAATTCGGCATGCCGCAGCTGGTGGATGACCTGCGCCGGGTGCTGGAGGCATTCGCCCTGCCGCCCCAGCAACTGGAGGTGGAAGTCACCGAAAGCGCCCTGATGCAGGACCTGGAGCTGACCCGCGAGCAGCTTCGCCAACTGCGCGAACTCGGCGTGCGCATCGCCATCGACGACTTCGGCACGGGTTATTCGTCCCTGGCCTACCTGCGTCACTTCGAGCTGGACACCCTGAAGATCGACCGCCTGTTCGTCGCCAACATGCTCGACTCGCCACGGGACGCCGCGGTGGTCAGCACCATCATCGACCTGGGGCGGCACCTGGGCCTGGAGGTCATCGCCGAGGGTGTGGAGACCCTCGCCCAGCGGGACTGGCTGCTGGCGCACGGTTGCACCTTCATGCAGGGGTTCCTGGTGGCGCCGGGACTGCCTGTGGCCAAGGCCGAGGCCTTCCCCGGCGTGGTGGACTGGGGAGCGCTGCGAGCCCCGGCGGTGCTCACCAGCACCTGA
- a CDS encoding CHASE domain-containing protein, whose translation MDVRQSPLSRQYLLPLLATLALTLVFGGLVLWQWYALEARNQAAHEQRFSLEAAEIAQRVAVRMRAYEMVLRGMSGLMVGSDDVSFEEWSRATDQLHLQDRYPGIQALAWARLVRQDELDRFVGEIWDQGRREFRVFPPGPRDDYLVIQFSSPLDWRNRRSLGFDMLSEPARREAIERARDSGEASLSGPVKLKQETDQDVQAGLLLYMPVYRTDAPITTAEERRAALLGMVYGAFRAEDLMAGILGPQSALFRIDIQDSGSPGMLLLRETPDGTTPRFQQTRELTLFGRSWVLGISSTPDYESMLGNDRGDFSLWTGLAAALLLSLLAGGYLYQRERRLQISLAATRELGEREERFRLLLQHQPLAALTCDDEGRIEMANARAGELLGCSAEALQGQRLRRFLPGLADLGARVAEQRPAELSEGEALLEEGERVAVAYGLSTFSHDGERRYLINLVDMQARRSAEERFRLVVEASPNAIVLVDTAGHIAMVNRQTEQLFGYSRQELVGAPVEMMLPDALREAHVAMREGFQRKPEQRRMGSNRELFGQHRDGRMIPLEVGLSPIRTGRELLVQAVIIDISERRASEQRLRDQAEQLMLANRYKSEFLANMSHELRTPLNSILILSDQLRQNMVGNLTEKQTRHADIIHRAGSDLLQLINDVLDLAKVEAGRMQLKLEPLNVQDMLAELDGSLRPMAEIKGLRLSTHVLAGVPRVVHSDRVRLHQILRNLLSNALKFTEQGEVELSVELDPAAAIDEREVLRFTVRDTGIGIPEEQHERIFQAFQQIDGSTSRRFGGTGLGLAITRQLVQALDGEISLESLPGRGSSFIVRLPVAVAPNQPREEDEPSQPLRGGQGPEVLIVEDDVDFASVIAEAAQAHGFTSVHCRSGKQAIALLQHERFAAVILDILLPDISGWQIYRRLRSHANHRTTPVNILSCVPQPQDWSEDATRYLVKPIAREDLEQVFQDLEGGVQPQASRLLLVEDVEVEREHYREHLEQLGFEVVASGNGEGARQAYAEQDFSALVIDLDLPDQDGFELLDSLDRQRSLEGSRVVINTGVDVNQQTLQRLRRYSAVVVRKAGEDLDNLSSAVQGFLAGLRQPHPGTPQDPLEGCRVLLVDDDVRNIYALSALLDEIGLKVTPAKDGEEAIECFLREPFDLILMDMAMPRMDGYTATRLLKLEHGCVIPIIALTAHAMKGDREKCITAGADDYLAKPVSRQELLDMLYRWLERNGGRHGAPAA comes from the coding sequence ATGGACGTACGCCAATCCCCCCTTTCCCGACAATACCTGCTGCCCCTGCTGGCGACCCTGGCCCTGACGCTGGTGTTCGGCGGCCTGGTGCTCTGGCAGTGGTACGCGCTGGAGGCCCGCAACCAGGCCGCCCACGAGCAGCGCTTCAGCCTGGAGGCCGCCGAGATCGCCCAGCGCGTCGCCGTGCGCATGCGTGCCTATGAAATGGTCCTGCGGGGCATGTCCGGGCTGATGGTGGGCAGCGACGACGTGTCCTTCGAGGAGTGGTCCCGGGCCACCGACCAGTTGCACCTGCAGGATCGCTACCCCGGCATCCAGGCCCTGGCCTGGGCGCGCCTGGTGCGGCAGGACGAGCTGGACCGCTTCGTCGGCGAAATCTGGGACCAGGGGCGTCGCGAGTTCAGGGTCTTCCCGCCGGGCCCCCGGGACGACTACCTGGTGATCCAGTTCAGCAGCCCGCTGGACTGGCGCAATCGCCGCTCCCTGGGCTTCGACATGCTCAGCGAGCCGGCCCGCCGGGAGGCGATCGAGCGGGCCCGTGACAGCGGCGAGGCGAGCCTCAGCGGCCCGGTGAAGCTCAAGCAGGAAACCGACCAGGACGTGCAGGCCGGCTTGCTCCTGTACATGCCGGTCTATCGCACCGACGCCCCCATCACCACCGCCGAGGAGCGCCGCGCGGCCCTGCTCGGCATGGTCTACGGCGCCTTTCGCGCCGAGGACCTGATGGCCGGCATCCTCGGCCCCCAGAGCGCCCTGTTCCGGATCGACATCCAGGACTCGGGCAGTCCCGGCATGCTCCTGCTGCGTGAAACCCCCGACGGGACGACGCCCCGCTTCCAGCAGACCCGGGAGCTGACGCTGTTCGGCCGTAGCTGGGTGCTGGGCATCAGCAGCACGCCCGACTACGAGAGCATGCTGGGCAATGACCGGGGCGACTTCAGCCTCTGGACCGGCCTCGCGGCGGCGCTGCTGCTCTCGCTGCTGGCGGGGGGCTATCTCTACCAGCGCGAGCGGCGCCTGCAGATCAGCCTGGCCGCCACCCGTGAGCTGGGCGAGCGCGAGGAGCGCTTCCGCCTGTTGCTGCAGCACCAGCCGCTGGCGGCGCTGACCTGTGACGACGAAGGGCGGATCGAGATGGCCAACGCCCGCGCTGGGGAGTTGCTCGGGTGTTCGGCGGAGGCGCTCCAGGGGCAGCGGCTGCGGCGCTTCCTGCCCGGCCTGGCGGACCTGGGCGCGCGGGTGGCGGAGCAGCGTCCGGCCGAGTTGTCCGAAGGGGAGGCGCTGCTGGAGGAGGGCGAGCGCGTCGCCGTCGCCTACGGCCTCAGTACCTTCAGCCACGACGGCGAGCGACGTTACCTGATCAACCTGGTGGACATGCAGGCACGGCGTAGCGCGGAGGAGCGTTTCCGCCTGGTGGTGGAGGCGTCGCCCAACGCCATCGTGCTGGTGGACACCGCCGGCCACATCGCCATGGTCAACCGTCAGACCGAGCAGTTGTTCGGCTACTCCCGCCAGGAACTGGTGGGGGCGCCTGTGGAAATGATGCTGCCCGACGCCCTGCGCGAGGCCCACGTGGCGATGCGCGAGGGCTTCCAGCGCAAGCCCGAGCAACGGCGAATGGGCAGCAACCGCGAACTCTTCGGCCAGCACCGCGACGGCCGGATGATTCCCCTGGAGGTCGGCCTGTCGCCTATCCGTACCGGCCGCGAATTGCTGGTGCAGGCGGTGATCATCGACATCAGCGAGCGGCGGGCGTCCGAACAGCGCCTGCGGGACCAGGCCGAGCAGTTGATGCTGGCCAACCGCTACAAGTCTGAATTCCTCGCCAACATGTCCCACGAACTGCGCACGCCGCTGAACAGCATCCTGATCCTCAGCGACCAGCTGCGGCAGAACATGGTCGGCAACCTCACCGAGAAGCAGACCCGCCACGCCGACATCATCCACCGCGCCGGCAGCGACCTGCTGCAACTGATCAACGATGTGCTGGACCTGGCCAAGGTGGAAGCCGGACGCATGCAGCTCAAGCTGGAGCCGCTGAACGTGCAGGACATGCTGGCGGAACTGGACGGCAGCCTGCGGCCCATGGCCGAGATCAAGGGGTTGCGGCTGTCCACCCATGTCCTGGCGGGCGTGCCGAGGGTGGTCCACAGCGACCGGGTACGGCTCCACCAGATCCTGCGCAACCTGCTGTCCAACGCCCTCAAGTTCACCGAGCAGGGCGAGGTGGAGCTGTCCGTGGAACTGGACCCGGCGGCGGCCATCGACGAGCGCGAAGTGCTGCGCTTCACGGTGCGCGATACCGGCATCGGCATTCCCGAGGAACAGCACGAGCGCATCTTCCAGGCCTTCCAGCAGATCGACGGCTCCACCAGCCGGCGCTTCGGCGGCACCGGCCTGGGCCTGGCCATCACCCGCCAGCTGGTCCAGGCCCTGGACGGCGAAATCAGCCTTGAAAGCCTGCCGGGGCGGGGCTCCAGCTTCATCGTGCGGTTGCCCGTGGCCGTCGCCCCGAACCAGCCCCGGGAGGAAGACGAGCCATCGCAGCCGTTGCGCGGGGGCCAGGGGCCGGAAGTGCTGATCGTCGAGGACGATGTCGACTTCGCCTCGGTGATCGCCGAGGCGGCTCAGGCCCACGGCTTCACCAGCGTCCACTGCCGCAGCGGCAAGCAGGCCATCGCCCTGCTGCAGCACGAGCGCTTCGCGGCGGTCATCCTCGACATCCTCCTGCCCGACATCAGCGGCTGGCAGATCTACCGGCGCCTGCGCAGCCATGCCAACCACCGCACCACGCCGGTGAACATCCTGTCCTGTGTGCCCCAGCCCCAGGACTGGAGCGAGGACGCCACCCGCTATCTGGTCAAACCCATCGCCCGGGAGGACCTGGAGCAGGTGTTCCAGGACCTGGAGGGCGGCGTCCAGCCCCAGGCGAGCCGGTTGCTGCTGGTGGAGGACGTGGAGGTGGAACGCGAGCACTACCGCGAGCACCTGGAGCAACTGGGCTTCGAGGTGGTGGCCAGCGGCAACGGCGAAGGCGCTCGGCAGGCCTACGCCGAGCAGGACTTCTCCGCCCTGGTGATCGACCTCGACCTGCCGGACCAGGACGGTTTCGAACTGCTCGATAGCCTGGACCGCCAGCGTTCCCTGGAAGGTTCGCGGGTGGTCATCAACACCGGCGTCGACGTCAACCAGCAGACCCTGCAGCGGCTGCGCCGCTACTCGGCGGTGGTGGTGCGCAAGGCCGGCGAGGACCTGGACAACCTCAGCTCGGCGGTGCAGGGCTTCCTCGCCGGCCTGCGCCAGCCGCACCCCGGCACGCCCCAGGACCCGCTGGAGGGATGCCGTGTGCTGCTGGTGGACGATGACGTGCGCAACATCTATGCCCTGAGCGCCCTGCTGGACGAGATCGGGCTCAAGGTGACCCCGGCCAAGGATGGCGAGGAAGCCATCGAGTGCTTCCTGCGGGAACCCTTCGACCTGATCCTGATGGACATGGCCATGCCGCGCATGGACGGCTACACCGCCACCCGCCTGCTCAAGCTGGAGCACGGTTGCGTCATTCCCATCATCGCCCTGACCGCCCATGCCATGAAGGGCGACCGGGAGAAATGCATCACCGCCGGCGCCGACGATTACCTGGCCAAGCCGGTGAGTCGCCAGGAGTTGCTGGACATGCTCTATCGCTGGCTGGAACGAAATGGAGGTCGCCATGGCGCGCCCGCAGCCTAA
- a CDS encoding OmpA family protein, with protein MFTPRRLIIAATAFALLSGCASQNPYENQGQAPSQDGMSKTAKYGALGALAGAVAGAAINHDDRGKGALIGAAVAGAASAGYGYYVDKQEAELRRSMEGTGVQVQRQGDNINLIMPGNITFATNSADIASNFYTPLNNLATSFKQYDQNNIEIVGHTDSTGSHQYNMNLSQLRAQSVANYLMAQGVNGARVTSRGMGPDQPIATNANEAGRSQNRRVEIKLTPIPGAQAPQQY; from the coding sequence ATGTTCACCCCGCGTCGCCTGATCATCGCCGCCACCGCTTTCGCCCTGCTGTCGGGCTGTGCCTCCCAGAATCCCTATGAGAACCAGGGCCAGGCCCCGAGCCAGGACGGCATGAGCAAGACCGCCAAGTACGGTGCCCTGGGCGCCCTGGCCGGCGCCGTGGCCGGTGCCGCGATCAACCACGACGACCGTGGCAAGGGTGCGCTGATCGGTGCCGCCGTGGCGGGCGCCGCCAGCGCGGGCTACGGCTACTACGTCGACAAGCAGGAAGCGGAGCTGCGTCGCAGCATGGAAGGCACCGGCGTGCAGGTGCAGCGCCAGGGCGACAACATCAACCTGATCATGCCCGGCAACATCACCTTCGCCACCAACTCCGCCGATATCGCCAGCAACTTCTACACCCCGCTGAACAACCTGGCGACTTCGTTCAAGCAGTACGACCAGAACAACATCGAGATCGTCGGCCACACCGACAGCACCGGCAGCCACCAGTACAACATGAACCTGTCGCAACTCCGGGCGCAGAGCGTGGCCAACTACCTGATGGCCCAGGGCGTCAATGGCGCTCGCGTGACCTCCCGTGGCATGGGCCCGGACCAGCCGATCGCCACCAACGCCAACGAGGCGGGCCGTTCCCAGAACCGCCGGGTGGAAATCAAGCTGACCCCCATCCCCGGCGCCCAGGCTCCGCAGCAGTACTGA
- a CDS encoding MBL fold metallo-hydrolase translates to MTQPTALIRETFPVGPLQCNCTLIGDPVSKKAIVVDPGGNHEQILARLEAHGLKLVSIIHTHAHLDHFLASGELKKATGATLHLHKEDQFLWDNLEMQCRMFGVPYKPVPAPDQWLADDEALACGCGVALHTPGHTPGSMSFWFPEAKLLIAGDTLFRRGIGRTDLWGGDYATIERSIKRRLYSLDEEATVITGHGPDTRLGDEMRENPFVRA, encoded by the coding sequence ATGACCCAGCCAACCGCCCTGATCCGCGAAACCTTCCCCGTCGGGCCTTTGCAGTGCAACTGCACCCTGATCGGCGACCCGGTCAGCAAGAAGGCGATAGTCGTCGACCCGGGCGGCAACCATGAGCAGATCCTTGCGCGTCTGGAGGCCCACGGGCTGAAGCTGGTGAGCATCATCCACACCCACGCCCACCTGGATCATTTCCTCGCCTCCGGTGAGCTGAAGAAGGCCACCGGCGCCACCCTGCACCTGCACAAGGAGGACCAGTTCCTCTGGGACAACCTGGAGATGCAGTGCCGCATGTTCGGCGTGCCCTACAAGCCGGTGCCGGCGCCGGACCAGTGGCTGGCCGACGACGAGGCGCTGGCCTGCGGTTGCGGCGTGGCCCTGCACACGCCTGGCCATACGCCGGGCTCCATGAGTTTCTGGTTCCCCGAGGCCAAGCTGCTGATCGCCGGCGACACCCTGTTCCGTCGGGGCATCGGCCGCACCGACCTCTGGGGCGGCGACTACGCCACCATCGAGCGCTCCATCAAGCGACGCCTCTACAGCCTGGACGAGGAGGCCACGGTGATCACCGGCCACGGTCCGGATACCCGCCTGGGCGATGAGATGCGGGAAAATCCCTTCGTCCGTGCCTGA
- a CDS encoding LuxR C-terminal-related transcriptional regulator encodes MTVLTSSRPLPPIAPSVPDARFFRPPLPAGHVPRPRLCERLAAGLDGRLMMLSAPAGFGKSSLAIEFCESLPPGWQSLWLGLGVRDSDPGRFLERLLDGLRQFHPGLGDEAMGHLKMRQRHQPFAFEQWLDGLLDEVAGRPDGGQPLLLVLDDYHLAQNAVLDRCLQFLLNHLPDGWVLLVTSRQRPDWHLARLRLSRHLLELNEQDLRLTESESLALLQRQGARVEGEDLEGLLQRSEGWVAGLRLWLLAGQGTGEPARGDESLIREYLLEEVIERQPPEVQAFLFETARFERFCAELCDAVRESHDSAAILRQLQANQVFLVPLDEEGRWFRYHHLFSDLLRARGTGPLAPSALHLRACRWFSAEGLLDEAVEQALRAGQPDVAASLVQNLSEEQLLANQNVAMLLRWKMDLPDSLLSSTPRLIVLYSLALALACQLDAAEELAGNLARFLPAPDVARQRSLLAQWQAISGLIARGRGDIERAERCCTEALEDLAAENYGQRHLCLSLLGNLAVVRGDLWRARSFNREALEMARRGANPLFESLVHYDRARVLQMRGEVLRAQAEVQLGLDRLKTAATPRACVARARLMLYQGYLQSLRMQPQEARVSLQSGIAEARACRDISLLIGHCVLAGLEGREGRFAAAFAQLAEAERLMHIWDVPPIYYLAMITLFKCELWLAQGQLELAEAWLPRLAETYSGEQAAAAPEFHPQLALYIELQQATLARAQGNLADAEARLRALMDKAEAQGSLHVALMARLQRVALLRNGREREASALLSEALDHLAGGALLPYRELLEQHPQWLREQLAPRAPESVRELLALIPEAGELPLLDAGAIEALSSRELAVLQLIAQGCSNQEISERLFISLHTVKSHARHINGKLGVERRTQAVARAKSLGLLR; translated from the coding sequence ATGACCGTCCTGACCAGTTCGCGACCTCTGCCACCGATAGCCCCGTCCGTCCCGGACGCGCGTTTCTTCCGCCCGCCGTTGCCGGCCGGACATGTGCCGCGCCCGCGCCTGTGCGAGCGTCTCGCCGCCGGGCTCGATGGGCGCCTGATGATGCTCAGTGCCCCGGCCGGCTTCGGTAAAAGCTCGCTGGCCATCGAGTTCTGCGAAAGCCTGCCCCCCGGCTGGCAGAGCCTCTGGCTCGGCCTGGGCGTGCGGGACAGCGACCCGGGCCGCTTCCTCGAACGTCTGCTCGATGGCCTGCGCCAGTTCCACCCCGGCCTCGGCGACGAAGCCATGGGCCACCTGAAGATGCGCCAGCGTCACCAGCCCTTCGCCTTCGAACAGTGGCTGGACGGCCTGCTGGACGAGGTGGCCGGTCGACCGGATGGCGGCCAGCCGCTGTTGCTGGTGCTGGACGACTACCACCTGGCGCAGAACGCGGTGCTCGACCGCTGTCTGCAGTTTCTCCTCAACCACCTGCCTGATGGCTGGGTCCTGCTGGTGACCAGTCGCCAGCGCCCGGACTGGCACCTGGCGCGGCTGCGTCTGTCCCGGCACCTGCTGGAACTGAACGAGCAGGACCTGCGCTTGACCGAGTCCGAAAGCCTGGCCCTGCTGCAGCGTCAGGGCGCCCGGGTCGAGGGCGAAGACCTGGAAGGCCTGCTGCAGCGCAGCGAAGGCTGGGTCGCCGGCCTGCGCCTCTGGCTGCTGGCGGGGCAGGGCACCGGGGAACCGGCCCGAGGCGATGAAAGCCTGATCCGTGAATACCTGCTGGAGGAAGTGATCGAGCGGCAGCCGCCCGAGGTCCAGGCCTTCCTGTTCGAGACCGCCCGCTTCGAACGCTTCTGCGCCGAGCTCTGCGATGCCGTGCGCGAAAGCCATGACAGCGCCGCCATCCTCCGCCAGTTGCAGGCCAACCAGGTGTTCCTGGTGCCGTTGGACGAAGAGGGTCGCTGGTTCCGTTATCACCACCTGTTTTCCGACCTGCTCAGGGCCCGAGGCACGGGGCCACTCGCGCCATCGGCGCTGCACCTCCGGGCCTGCCGCTGGTTCAGCGCCGAAGGGTTGCTGGACGAGGCCGTGGAGCAGGCGCTACGTGCGGGGCAGCCGGACGTGGCCGCCTCCCTGGTGCAGAACCTGTCCGAAGAGCAACTGCTGGCCAATCAGAACGTCGCCATGCTGCTGCGCTGGAAAATGGACCTGCCGGACAGCCTGCTGTCCAGCACGCCCCGTCTCATCGTGCTCTACAGCCTGGCCCTGGCGCTGGCCTGCCAACTGGATGCGGCGGAGGAGCTGGCCGGCAACCTGGCGCGCTTCCTGCCCGCGCCGGACGTCGCCCGCCAGCGCAGCCTGCTGGCCCAGTGGCAGGCCATCAGCGGCCTGATCGCCCGGGGGCGTGGGGATATCGAGCGTGCCGAGCGCTGCTGCACCGAGGCCCTGGAAGACCTGGCGGCGGAGAACTATGGCCAACGTCACCTCTGTCTTTCGCTGCTGGGCAATCTGGCGGTGGTGCGTGGCGACCTCTGGCGGGCCCGAAGCTTCAACCGCGAAGCCCTGGAGATGGCTCGGCGTGGCGCCAACCCGCTGTTCGAGTCCCTGGTCCACTACGACCGCGCGCGGGTGCTGCAGATGCGCGGCGAGGTGCTGCGTGCCCAGGCCGAGGTTCAGCTGGGCCTGGACCGCCTGAAGACCGCCGCCACGCCTCGCGCCTGCGTCGCCCGGGCTCGCCTGATGCTCTACCAGGGCTACCTGCAGAGTCTGCGGATGCAACCGCAGGAAGCGCGGGTGAGTCTCCAGTCCGGCATCGCCGAGGCCCGCGCCTGCCGGGACATCAGCCTGCTCATCGGCCACTGCGTGCTGGCCGGGCTGGAAGGGCGCGAGGGGCGTTTCGCCGCCGCCTTCGCGCAGTTGGCCGAGGCCGAGCGACTGATGCATATCTGGGACGTGCCGCCCATCTACTACCTGGCGATGATCACCCTGTTCAAATGCGAACTCTGGCTGGCCCAGGGGCAACTGGAACTCGCCGAAGCCTGGCTGCCGCGGCTGGCGGAAACCTACTCGGGCGAGCAGGCCGCGGCAGCACCGGAGTTCCACCCGCAACTGGCGCTTTACATCGAACTGCAGCAGGCGACGCTCGCCCGCGCCCAGGGCAACCTGGCGGACGCCGAGGCCCGCCTGCGCGCCCTGATGGACAAGGCCGAGGCCCAGGGATCGCTGCACGTGGCCCTGATGGCGCGGTTGCAGCGGGTGGCGCTGCTGCGCAACGGCCGTGAGCGGGAAGCCAGCGCGCTGCTTTCGGAGGCGCTGGATCACCTCGCCGGTGGGGCGCTGCTGCCGTACCGCGAATTGCTGGAGCAGCATCCCCAGTGGCTGCGGGAACAGCTGGCGCCGCGTGCGCCGGAGTCGGTCCGGGAGTTGCTGGCGCTGATTCCCGAGGCGGGCGAACTTCCGCTCCTGGACGCCGGCGCCATCGAAGCCCTGAGTTCCCGCGAGCTGGCGGTGCTGCAGCTGATCGCCCAGGGCTGCTCCAACCAGGAGATCAGCGAGCGCCTGTTCATCTCCCTGCACACGGTGAAGAGCCACGCCCGCCACATCAACGGCAAGCTGGGCGTCGAACGGCGAACCCAGGCGGTCGCCCGGGCCAAGTCACTGGGCCTTCTGCGCTGA